The following are from one region of the Pseudohongiella spirulinae genome:
- a CDS encoding sigma-70 family RNA polymerase sigma factor → MDYSIAALDAETSYIRDISRFRVLKFDDEVNLARASRQGCEHGRQAMIRHNLRLVVSMARRYRNRGLALMDLVEEGNLGLITAVDKYDPERGYRFSTYATWWIRQNIERAIMNHARNVRLPVHVIKNISQCRRQQQKLYAELGREPSRTELAEYVNMPLATLDALLDCHESSQDAAMIVPEPDELCAREYLDRISPVDPAEHIYAESRDRTLKRWVSALNKRQRAVIERRYGLNGHKADTLENVGLEICLTRERVRQLQIEGLRRLRRMANAEGCDLDSFL, encoded by the coding sequence ATGGATTATTCGATCGCGGCATTGGATGCCGAAACCAGCTATATTCGTGATATTTCCCGCTTTCGTGTTCTCAAATTTGATGACGAAGTAAACCTGGCCAGAGCCTCGCGTCAGGGCTGTGAGCATGGTCGGCAGGCGATGATCCGGCATAATTTGCGATTGGTTGTCAGCATGGCGCGCCGTTACCGCAATCGCGGTCTGGCATTGATGGATCTGGTCGAAGAGGGCAATCTTGGATTGATAACAGCCGTTGATAAATACGACCCCGAGCGGGGTTATCGTTTTTCTACTTATGCGACCTGGTGGATACGTCAAAATATTGAACGGGCAATCATGAATCATGCGCGCAATGTCCGGCTGCCGGTTCACGTCATCAAGAATATCAGTCAGTGTCGACGACAGCAGCAGAAGCTGTATGCAGAGCTGGGACGTGAGCCGAGCAGAACCGAGCTGGCGGAATACGTCAATATGCCGCTGGCGACTCTGGATGCTTTGCTGGATTGCCACGAGTCCAGTCAGGATGCAGCAATGATTGTTCCTGAGCCTGACGAGCTGTGTGCTCGCGAGTATCTCGACAGAATCTCACCTGTAGATCCGGCGGAACACATCTACGCGGAGTCACGAGACCGGACGTTGAAGAGATGGGTATCAGCACTCAACAAAAGACAGCGCGCTGTGATAGAACGCCGTTATGGCCTGAATGGACACAAGGCTGACACGCTGGAAAATGTTGGTCTCGAGATCTGCCTGACGCGAGAACGTGTCAGGCAGTTGCAAATCGAGGGATTGAGACGCCTCAGACGAATGGCGAACGCCGAGGGGTGTGATCTGGATTCATTCCTGTAG
- the fdxA gene encoding ferredoxin FdxA, with protein MTFVVGENCINCKHTDCVEVCPVDCFYEGPNFLVIHPDECIDCALCEPECPVDAIFAEDELPDDQKQFLDLNAELAEKWPNITQMKPPMDDAEKWNGVPGKIEHLVKG; from the coding sequence ATGACATTTGTAGTCGGTGAAAATTGTATCAACTGTAAACACACTGATTGTGTGGAAGTCTGCCCGGTTGACTGCTTTTATGAGGGACCCAATTTTCTGGTAATACATCCGGATGAGTGCATCGATTGCGCTCTTTGTGAACCAGAATGTCCTGTGGATGCCATCTTTGCCGAAGATGAACTACCTGATGATCAGAAACAGTTCCTGGATCTGAATGCTGAACTTGCCGAAAAATGGCCCAACATTACCCAGATGAAACCGCCAATGGACGATGCCGAAAAATGGAACGGCGTGCCTGGCAAAATCGAGCACCTGGTCAAGGGCTGA